The proteins below are encoded in one region of Rhododendron vialii isolate Sample 1 chromosome 7a, ASM3025357v1:
- the LOC131334122 gene encoding brassinosteroid-responsive RING protein 1-like, which produces MGFPVGYTELLFPKLLLLTLCVLGFIRKMISSLFKSLGLGDFLEPDIALPAQPDCAAPEPRSLSAILIRELLPVVKFSDLVDPPESCAVCLYEFDGGDEIRQLPNCCHIFHRGCLDRWMDHDQQTCPLCRTRFVPNDLVEGLNERLWAAAGISDFHGEYSPISSGGLL; this is translated from the coding sequence ATGGGTTTCCCAGTCGGCTACACGGAACTCCTCTTCCCAAAACTCCTCCTCCTCACGCTCTGCGTCCTCGGATTCATCCGGAAAATGATCTCGTCCCTCTTCAAATCGCTGGGCCTGGGCGACTTTCTGGAGCCCGACATTGCGTTGCCGGCCCAACCCGACTGCGCCGCGCCTGAGCCCCGATCCTTGTCCGCGATTCTGATCCGGGAGCTCCTGCCCGTGGTGAAGTTCTCCGATCTGGTCGACCCGCCGGAGAGCTGCGCCGTGTGCCTGTACGAGTTCGACGGCGGCGACGAGATCCGGCAGCTGCCCAACTGCTGCCACATCTTCCACCGGGGCTGCCTCGACCGGTGGATGGACCACGACCAGCAGACCTGCCCGCTTTGTCGGACCCGGTTCGTGCCCAATGACTTGGTGGAGGGGTTGAATGAGAGGCTTTGGGCCGCTGCGGGTATTTCCGACTTTCACGGCGAGTACTCGCCGATTTCCTCTGGTGGTTTGTTGTAG
- the LOC131334120 gene encoding two-component response regulator-like APRR9 — protein MSSDLFLLDESYFSDQFLDSPIELLQAISDHHQISQNPVQETNYSSSDQMTHPIFSTSPPSNQLENLSLYQTTQFQDFSSLEVKTEECHQFPLSSPYGFEPFGHGNAAESVAKMMQRSFSSHSFDGNKPSFSFQPRFDCVVESPHFQPQVMSSPESSFSVGQMRRVHSTGDLQKIKTTQANHRLSSSPLATESSFIEEANLKVGRYSAEERKERIHRYRAKRTQRNFNKTIKYACRKTLADNRPRIRGRFARNDETGEIPKAANFNRYEDEDDLWIDGCNEEDEERSLMAVGGGGGPFFNMLGPTQIQYYGY, from the exons ATGTCTTCTGATCTCTTCCTGCTTGATGAATCGTACTTCTCCGATCAATTCCTAGACTCACCCATTGAACTCCTCCAAGCAATTTCAGACCACCACCAAATCTCCCAAAACCCAGTTCAAGAAACCAACTATTCTTCTTCCGACCAGATGACCCACCCCATCTTCTCAACCTCACCCCCCAGCAACCAACTTGAAAATCTCTCGCTCTACCAGACAACCCAGTTCCAAGATTTCTCTTCTCTTGAGGTGAAAACAGAGGAATGCCATCAGTTCCCGCTGAGTTCCCCGTACGGGTTCGAGCCGTTCGGGCACGGAAATGCCGCTGAGAGCGTGGCGAAGATGATGCAGAGGAGCTTCAGCAGCCACTCTTTCGACGGAAATAAGCCCAGCTTCTCGTTTCAGCCTCGGTTTGATTGCGTTGTCGAGTCTCCGCATTTTCAGCCCCAGGTCATGAGCTCGCCTGAAAGCAGCTTCTCCGTCGGGCAAATGAGGAGGGTTCACAGCACTGGAGATTTACAA AAGATCAAAACAACACAGGCAAACCACAGGCTGTCGTCAAGCCCATTGGCAACAGAGAGCTCATTCATTGAGGAGGCAAATCTCAAGGTGGGGCGTTACAGTGCAgaggaaaggaaagagagaattCACAGGTACAGAGCAAAGCGTACCCAGAGAAATTTCAACAAGACGATTAAG TACGCATGCCGGAAAACACTAGCCGACAATCGGCCGAGGATTCGTGGCAGGTTCGCGCGCAACGATGAAACTGGAGAGATTCCCAAAGCTGCGAATTTTAATCGATACGAAGACGAAGATGATCTCTGG ATCGATGGGTGCAACGAAGAAGATGAGGAGAGAAGTCTAATGGCagtgggtggaggaggtggTCCATTCTTCAACATGTTGGGTCCGACCCAGATTCAGTACTACGGCTATTGA